One Methanococcus aeolicus Nankai-3 DNA segment encodes these proteins:
- a CDS encoding LL-diaminopimelate aminotransferase, which produces MESYIQNLFAERIGGKNFGKDDVIYKFEKIKRAKMEAKAKYPDIELIDMGVGEPDEMADKEVIETLYNEAKKHENRGYADNGIDELKEAVAKYMKEVYGVDGIDPKTEVIHSMGSKPALAYITSVFINPGDVILMTVPGYPVSATHTEWYGGEVYNMPLLEENKFLPDLKSIPDDIKEKAKILYLNYPNNPTGAQATKEFYEEVVQFAKENNIIVVQDAAYGALTYNGEPLSFLSIDGAKDVGVEIHSFSKAYNMTGWRLAFVVGNDLIVSGFATVKDNFDSGQFIPIQKAGIYCLEHPEITERTRAKYERRLNKMVNLLNEVGFDAKMPGGTFYLYIKAPKGTKCGHIFNSGEEFSHYLIKEKLVSTVPWDDAGHFVRMAACFPAFKDGEVSEEEEDRILNEVKRRLSDVEFIFE; this is translated from the coding sequence ATGGAAAGCTATATTCAAAACCTATTTGCTGAACGAATTGGTGGAAAAAATTTCGGAAAAGATGATGTAATATATAAATTTGAAAAAATTAAAAGGGCAAAAATGGAGGCAAAAGCCAAATATCCAGATATTGAATTAATAGATATGGGTGTTGGCGAACCTGATGAAATGGCCGATAAAGAGGTAATTGAAACATTATACAATGAGGCTAAAAAACACGAAAATAGAGGATATGCCGACAACGGTATAGATGAATTAAAGGAGGCTGTTGCTAAATATATGAAAGAAGTATATGGGGTAGATGGAATTGACCCAAAAACAGAGGTAATTCACTCAATGGGGTCAAAACCTGCATTGGCATATATCACATCAGTATTTATTAATCCAGGAGATGTAATACTTATGACAGTTCCTGGCTATCCTGTAAGTGCTACGCATACGGAGTGGTATGGAGGAGAAGTTTATAACATGCCACTTTTAGAGGAAAATAAATTTTTACCAGATTTAAAAAGTATTCCTGACGATATAAAAGAGAAAGCAAAAATATTATATTTAAATTACCCCAACAACCCAACAGGAGCTCAGGCAACAAAAGAATTTTATGAGGAAGTTGTGCAATTTGCAAAAGAAAATAATATAATTGTTGTTCAAGATGCAGCCTATGGAGCTCTCACTTACAACGGCGAACCATTATCATTTTTATCAATTGATGGTGCAAAAGATGTTGGAGTAGAAATACACAGTTTTTCAAAAGCATACAACATGACAGGTTGGAGGTTGGCTTTTGTTGTAGGTAATGATTTAATTGTAAGCGGATTTGCAACAGTTAAAGACAATTTTGACAGCGGTCAATTTATACCAATTCAAAAAGCTGGAATATATTGCTTAGAACATCCAGAAATCACAGAAAGGACGAGGGCAAAATACGAAAGAAGATTAAATAAAATGGTTAATTTACTAAATGAAGTAGGATTTGATGCTAAGATGCCTGGCGGAACATTCTATTTATATATAAAAGCTCCAAAGGGAACAAAATGCGGTCATATATTCAACAGCGGAGAGGAGTTTTCACATTATTTAATAAAAGAAAAATTAGTTTCTACTGTACCTTGGGACGATGCTGGACATTTCGTAAGAATGGCTGCATGTTTCCCAGCATTTAAAGACGGGGAAGTGTCCGAGGAAGAAGAGGATAGAATATTAAATGAAGTAAAAAGAAGATTATCAGATGTAGAGTTCATATTTGAATAA
- a CDS encoding NAD(P)-binding protein, producing MKIAIVGGGTSGLLSALALEKEGHEVLVFEKNIIGGLCRSETIDGYTMDIGVHAITMLNDGPLVRILKKYSNYLPNFRPYGDYYVRTDDLYRIPVSMQEITTTPVIPKLDKVLITSKILDLMTSGFSKETSVYEVIQDINLSDESYNFFDTICYFLSGENTKKTPLWRLFTGAGYIPEDDIIPFIYKDLKINPLKLSIFKKFNRNRIKKILDDGFLVSIKHGSKNYINKFVNKDRYWSQGYPMGGVQSILNCILYSLDKIQIKMEEVNKIVENNNYNNKRNNKNTKSKILNKNKRYIIKTDKNEYYADIVIYSAPSRYLPDITNIEEIQNIKNDLKNIKYTKSLTVWIGHSENPLNYIGSEIWIDYPCWATCTSNYDKNLAPNGKHLLGFSFVNEKKENALNIIENKLNINLDNADMIHFQEYIPEQASCAIGQFFAYPKIRDDFYIVGTDADPRSMGITRASYSVEVMLSEFKNSFNNEITNNK from the coding sequence ATGAAAATAGCTATTGTAGGCGGAGGAACCTCTGGACTTTTATCTGCATTGGCACTTGAAAAAGAAGGTCATGAAGTATTGGTCTTTGAGAAAAATATCATCGGCGGATTATGTAGGAGCGAAACTATTGATGGCTATACTATGGATATAGGGGTTCATGCAATAACAATGTTAAATGATGGACCATTGGTACGAATTTTAAAAAAATATTCAAATTATTTGCCAAATTTTAGGCCTTATGGGGATTATTATGTAAGGACTGATGATTTATATAGGATACCTGTATCCATGCAAGAAATAACTACGACACCAGTTATTCCTAAACTCGACAAAGTATTAATTACCTCCAAAATATTGGATTTGATGACATCAGGATTTTCAAAGGAGACATCAGTTTATGAAGTTATTCAAGATATAAATTTAAGCGATGAATCATATAACTTTTTTGATACCATATGTTATTTTTTAAGCGGGGAGAATACTAAAAAAACGCCGTTGTGGAGATTATTTACTGGTGCAGGATATATCCCCGAGGACGATATAATACCATTTATATATAAAGATTTAAAGATAAATCCATTGAAATTATCCATATTTAAAAAATTTAATAGAAATAGAATAAAAAAGATATTGGATGATGGGTTTTTAGTATCTATTAAACATGGTTCTAAAAATTATATTAATAAATTCGTAAATAAAGATAGATACTGGTCCCAAGGTTACCCTATGGGCGGGGTTCAGTCAATATTAAATTGTATACTATATTCATTGGATAAAATCCAAATAAAAATGGAAGAAGTAAATAAAATCGTTGAAAATAATAATTATAACAATAAAAGGAATAATAAAAATACAAAATCGAAGATTTTGAATAAAAATAAAAGATACATAATTAAAACAGATAAAAATGAATATTATGCCGACATTGTTATATATTCTGCCCCCTCGAGATATCTTCCCGATATTACAAATATAGAAGAAATTCAAAATATTAAGAATGATTTAAAAAATATAAAATATACAAAATCATTAACTGTATGGATAGGACATAGCGAAAACCCATTAAATTATATTGGTTCAGAAATTTGGATTGATTATCCTTGTTGGGCAACATGCACTTCAAATTATGATAAAAATTTAGCACCTAATGGAAAACATCTTTTAGGATTTTCGTTTGTAAATGAAAAAAAAGAAAATGCTCTTAATATTATAGAAAATAAATTAAACATAAATCTCGATAACGCAGATATGATTCATTTTCAAGAATATATTCCAGAACAGGCATCTTGTGCCATTGGTCAGTTTTTTGCCTACCCTAAAATTAGAGACGATTTTTATATAGTTGGAACAGATGCTGACCCGCGAAGTATGGGAATTACAAGGGCTTCGTATTCTGTCGAGGTTATGCTTTCAGAGTTTAAAAACAGTTTTAATAATGAGATAACGAATAATAAATAA
- the hpt gene encoding hypoxanthine/guanine phosphoribosyltransferase codes for MKILERSLKTCPIVQRGEYTYFIHPISDGVPLIKPDLIREITTEIIKIGDLNVDKIITAEAMGIPLATAISLCTDIPYAIIRKREYKLDGEIAVHQETGYSKGELYLNGVNKGDKVIIVDDVLSTGGTIIALIEALRKAGAEIKDIICVIERGDGKKIVKEKTGHTVKTLMKIDVIDGKVVIL; via the coding sequence ATGAAAATATTAGAACGGAGTTTAAAAACCTGCCCAATAGTTCAAAGGGGAGAATATACTTACTTCATACATCCCATATCAGACGGAGTTCCATTAATAAAACCAGATTTGATAAGGGAAATTACCACAGAAATTATTAAAATAGGGGATTTAAATGTGGATAAAATAATCACTGCTGAGGCTATGGGAATACCACTTGCAACAGCAATTTCACTATGTACAGATATCCCATATGCAATTATACGAAAAAGAGAGTATAAATTAGATGGGGAAATTGCAGTCCATCAGGAAACAGGATATAGTAAAGGAGAATTATATTTAAATGGAGTTAATAAAGGAGATAAAGTAATAATTGTAGATGATGTATTATCTACGGGTGGAACGATAATAGCTTTAATTGAAGCACTACGAAAAGCAGGGGCCGAAATAAAGGACATAATTTGTGTAATTGAAAGAGGAGATGGCAAAAAAATCGTAAAAGAAAAAACAGGCCATACCGTAAAAACACTTATGAAAATAGATGTAATTGATGGAAAAGTTGTAATTTTATAA
- a CDS encoding UPF0489 family protein, whose amino-acid sequence MRILDLDLDFFLNKIVFWKKNNKRLNEKDYIPWKKDKLINFLENQCNLSKDNKIDGRIVKKHHEAFYFWNELINNNKLKTPFEVVHVDAHADLGMGDNSYDYIVGELLKIPPQKRNNPQYIDKYMNEGNYMAFAIANRWISKLTYITHPSGGNDILKEYLIDNEITNNIKLNNDEPVVEFEKIQGKDYIDNGKYFDYIVLSISPRYTPKSADKLIPVFKEYINEI is encoded by the coding sequence ATGAGAATACTTGATTTAGATTTAGATTTCTTTTTAAATAAAATAGTGTTTTGGAAGAAAAACAATAAACGACTAAATGAAAAAGATTATATCCCTTGGAAAAAGGACAAATTAATTAATTTTTTAGAAAATCAATGCAATTTATCAAAAGATAACAAAATAGATGGTAGAATAGTTAAAAAACATCATGAAGCATTTTATTTTTGGAATGAATTGATAAATAACAACAAATTAAAAACTCCTTTTGAAGTAGTTCATGTAGATGCCCACGCCGATTTAGGAATGGGGGACAATTCTTATGATTATATTGTTGGGGAGCTCCTAAAAATACCGCCACAAAAAAGAAATAATCCGCAATATATAGATAAATACATGAATGAAGGAAATTATATGGCTTTTGCAATAGCTAACCGTTGGATAAGTAAATTAACATATATTACCCACCCGTCGGGTGGAAATGATATTTTAAAAGAATATTTAATAGATAATGAAATAACAAATAATATTAAATTAAATAATGATGAGCCAGTTGTGGAATTTGAAAAAATTCAGGGCAAAGATTATATTGACAATGGTAAATATTTTGATTATATCGTATTATCTATTTCACCAAGATATACGCCAAAAAGTGCAGATAAATTAATCCCAGTATTTAAAGAATATATAAATGAGATTTAA
- a CDS encoding fumarylacetoacetate hydrolase family protein, producing MPLNINPSKIVCVGLNYVDHAKELNMELPKEPIIFLKPTSSIIYNDDKIIIPPQSNRVDYEVELAIVIGKKCKNIKKKDALNYIKGYTILNDITARDLQEKDGQWTRAKSFDTFCPIGPKIVKEGIDPNNLNIQLKVNGELKQKSNTHNMIFSIEEIVEFVSSIMALYPDDIISTGTPPNVGKLNKGDVVEAEIEGIGTLRNVVE from the coding sequence ATGCCATTAAACATAAATCCATCAAAAATAGTTTGCGTGGGATTAAATTATGTTGACCACGCCAAAGAGTTAAACATGGAGCTCCCAAAAGAACCAATAATTTTTTTAAAACCGACCTCTTCAATAATTTATAATGATGATAAAATAATAATACCTCCTCAATCAAATCGAGTAGATTATGAAGTAGAATTGGCAATTGTTATTGGAAAAAAATGCAAAAATATAAAAAAGAAAGATGCTCTAAATTACATAAAAGGATATACTATATTAAATGATATAACTGCGAGAGATTTGCAGGAAAAAGACGGGCAATGGACAAGGGCAAAATCATTTGATACATTTTGTCCAATTGGACCAAAAATAGTTAAGGAAGGTATTGACCCAAATAATTTAAATATTCAATTAAAAGTAAATGGGGAACTAAAACAGAAATCCAACACACATAATATGATATTTTCAATTGAGGAAATTGTAGAATTTGTTTCTTCAATTATGGCATTATATCCTGACGATATAATTTCAACAGGGACTCCTCCAAATGTTGGGAAATTAAATAAAGGAGATGTTGTTGAGGCAGAAATTGAAGGAATTGGCACTTTAAGAAATGTTGTTGAATAA
- the mvp gene encoding hyperpolarization-activated voltage-gated potassium channel codes for MNRELHKKIYSPRIYRKIEFIVLLCTLEIIISFVISTYNPPYEALLFKLDFFSISFLTFEFIYRFVGSKNKTKFFKDKYNLIDAFVIVAFIMYLLEATLTHVIVSLRIINAVRVLMVLRAIKFKELRLSNETINFITIFTFSFILSCFIWLVEHEVNPGINNFGDAFYFTVVSLTTIGYGDITPMTSEGKLIIVLAVLYVISGLVSKAKGFLHEEHRLYYENKKIKKKIS; via the coding sequence ATGAACAGGGAGCTCCATAAAAAAATATATTCTCCAAGAATATATAGAAAAATTGAATTTATAGTATTATTATGCACTTTGGAAATTATTATTTCTTTTGTAATATCCACATATAATCCTCCGTATGAAGCATTATTATTTAAATTAGATTTTTTTTCCATCTCATTTTTAACTTTTGAGTTTATATATAGGTTTGTTGGGTCAAAAAATAAAACAAAGTTTTTTAAAGATAAATATAATCTTATAGATGCTTTTGTTATTGTGGCTTTTATAATGTATTTATTGGAGGCAACTTTAACCCATGTAATTGTCAGTCTTAGAATAATTAATGCCGTTAGGGTATTAATGGTATTGAGGGCAATAAAATTTAAGGAGCTCCGGCTTAGCAATGAAACCATTAATTTCATTACAATATTTACATTTAGTTTTATACTATCCTGCTTTATCTGGTTGGTAGAACATGAAGTAAATCCAGGCATAAATAATTTTGGGGATGCCTTTTATTTTACGGTGGTATCTTTAACTACAATAGGATACGGGGATATAACACCTATGACATCAGAGGGAAAGCTTATAATAGTTTTAGCTGTGCTTTATGTAATATCCGGATTGGTCTCTAAGGCAAAAGGGTTTTTGCATGAGGAACATCGGCTATATTATGAAAATAAAAAGATAAAAAAGAAAATCAGCTAA
- a CDS encoding 50S ribosomal protein L15e: MSMYKHVKEAWKKPSESYVKGLQWARMQDWRKEPTVVRVEKPTRIDRARSLGYKAKQGVIVARVAVRRGGLRKPRPKHSKKPATMAMNKITMSKSIQRIAEERAAKRYPNLEVLNSYSVGEDGKRKWYEVILIDVNHPSIKNDSSYKNLCTGKHTNRVFRGLTSAGKKGRGLMNKGKGAEKVRPGIRANKKLGK; the protein is encoded by the coding sequence ATGAGTATGTACAAACATGTTAAAGAAGCTTGGAAAAAACCTAGCGAATCCTATGTAAAAGGATTACAATGGGCAAGAATGCAAGATTGGAGAAAAGAACCTACTGTTGTAAGAGTTGAAAAACCAACAAGAATCGACAGAGCAAGAAGTTTAGGATACAAAGCTAAACAAGGAGTAATTGTAGCTAGAGTAGCAGTTAGAAGAGGAGGATTAAGAAAGCCTAGACCAAAACACTCTAAAAAACCTGCTACAATGGCAATGAACAAAATTACAATGTCCAAATCAATCCAAAGAATAGCAGAAGAAAGAGCTGCAAAAAGATACCCTAACTTAGAGGTATTAAACTCTTACTCAGTAGGAGAAGATGGAAAAAGAAAATGGTATGAAGTTATATTAATAGATGTTAATCATCCATCAATTAAAAACGATTCATCTTACAAAAATTTATGCACTGGAAAACACACCAACAGAGTATTCAGAGGTTTAACTTCCGCAGGTAAAAAAGGAAGAGGATTAATGAATAAAGGAAAAGGTGCTGAAAAAGTAAGACCTGGAATTAGAGCTAACAAAAAATTAGGTAAATAA
- a CDS encoding translation initiation factor IF-2 subunit beta, with product MNSDYYDYDALLKRAVSQLPEEVFKDVRFEVPHADSFVEGNRTMVKNFVDISKVIRREPQFFAKYVLKELGTAGDVEGPRLILQGKFGNYIINSKIKKFVDEYVLCPECGKPDTKIIKEGRIHFLKCMACGAMKPIKLI from the coding sequence ATGAATAGTGATTATTATGATTATGACGCACTTTTAAAAAGGGCTGTTAGTCAGCTTCCAGAAGAAGTGTTTAAAGATGTTAGGTTTGAAGTTCCTCATGCAGATAGCTTCGTAGAAGGAAATAGAACTATGGTAAAGAACTTTGTAGATATTTCTAAGGTTATACGAAGAGAACCGCAATTTTTTGCAAAATATGTATTGAAGGAGCTCGGAACTGCGGGAGATGTTGAAGGTCCAAGATTGATATTACAGGGTAAATTTGGAAATTACATTATCAATTCAAAAATTAAGAAATTTGTAGATGAATATGTATTATGTCCAGAATGTGGAAAACCAGATACTAAAATAATTAAAGAAGGAAGAATTCACTTCCTTAAATGTATGGCTTGTGGTGCAATGAAGCCTATTAAATTAATTTAA